A region from the Fusarium graminearum PH-1 chromosome 4, whole genome shotgun sequence genome encodes:
- a CDS encoding porphobilinogen deaminase codes for MAETQYPKGVVNVGTRKSPLALAQTQIVVDALKQRFPDHDFPIHSMTTTGDRDQNTALYNFGGKGLWTSQLEERLVNRELDIVVHSLKDMPTVLPEGCVLGCVTSREDPRDTLVIKKELQDKHGWKTLADLPAGSIIGTSSVRRIAQLVRRYPTLKFKDHRGNIQTRLRKLEEDPDLTGIILAAAGLQRMDLGHHITQFLESENGGILYAVGQGALGVECRGDDEKVLGFLKTIENEQTALACEAERALMRALEGGCSVPIGVETKWIDDKLRMKATVVSLRGDEGVDCEIAEAIKTHDEADKFGKKVAETLVEQGAQKILDAINETRQVPETVK; via the coding sequence ATGGCCGAAACCCAATATCCCAAAGGCGTTGTAAACGTCGGCACTCGCAAgtctcctcttgctcttgcccAAACCCAAATCGTCGTCGACGCTTTGAAGCAACGATTCCCCGATCATGATTTCCCTATCCACAGCATGACGACCACCGGCGATCGCGACCAGAACACAGCCCTTTACAACTTTGGCGGCAAGGGCTTGTGGACATCTCAGCTCGAGGAGAGACTCGTCAACAGGGAACTCGACATCGTCGTCCATTCGCTCAAGGATATGCCGACTGTTCTCCCCGAAGGTTGCGTCCTCGGATGTGTCACGTCCCGCGAGGACCCGAGAGATACACtggtgatcaagaaggaaTTGCAGGACAAGCACGGTTGGAAGACCCTTGCTGATCTGCCGGCTGGAAGTATCATCGGTACAAGCAGTGTACGCCGCATTGCGCAGCTGGTTCGACGCTACCCGACactcaagttcaaggaccaCCGAGGCAACATTCAGACTCGACTACGAAAGCTCGAGGAGGACCCCGACCTGACGGGAATTATCTTGGCAGCGGCAGGTCTGCAGCGAATGGACCTTGGTCACCATATCACACAATTCCTCGAGTCCGAAAACGGAGGTATCCTATACGCTGTTGGTCAGGGTGCGCTGGGAGTTGAATGCCGAGGTGATGACGAAAAGGTTCTCGGgtttctcaagaccatcgaAAACGAGCAAACAGCGCTGGCGTGTGAAGCAGAGCGAGCTCTCATGAGAGCGCTCGAAGGCGGTTGCAGTGTTCCCATTGGTGTCGAGACAAAGTGGATCGACGACAAGTTACGAATGAAGGCTACAGTTGTTTCCCTCCGAGGTGACGAGGGCGTCGATTGTGAGATAGCAGAAGCTATTAAGACGCACGACGAGGCGGATAAGTTTGGAAAAAAGGTGGCAGAGACGTTGGTGGAACAAGGAGCGCAAAAGATTTTGGATGCCATCAATGAGACCCGACAGGTGCCGGAGACAGTCAAATGA
- a CDS encoding glycine cleavage system H protein: MASIARSLRFAAPLTRGIAPRAPIARPIRAFSSTKLSLARKYTKDHEWIDLSADKKHGFVGISEYAAEQLGDVVYVELPEAGQWVEQGDAVGAVESVKSASDINAPVRLRVVQVNDNLEEKPSTINKVPEDDSAGGGWIAKVEVDEEGAKQFEKLLDAEAYKTFAGAD, translated from the exons atggcttcaattGCTCGCTCTCTGCGCTTCGCCGCCCCTCTAACAAGGGGTATCGCTCCTCGCGCTCCCATTGCCCGCCCTATCCGAGCTTTCTCCTCCACCAAATTGA GCCTCGCTCGCAAATACACAAAAGACCACGAATGGATCGATCTCTCCGCCGATAAGAAGCACGGTTTCGTCGGTATCTCAGAGTACGCTGCCGAGCAGCTCGGTGATGTAGTCTACGTTGAGCTCCCCGAAGCCGGTCAGTGGGTTGAGCAAGGTGACGCTGTCGGCGCCGTCGAGTCAGTCAAGTCTGCCAGCGACATCAACGCTCCCGTTCGTTTGCGTGTTGTCCAAGTCAACGATAACCTCGAAGAGAAGCCCTCCACGATTAACAAGGTTCCCGAGGACGATAGCGCCGGTGGTGGCTGGATCGCAAAGGTCGAGGTTGACGAGGAGGGCGCCAAGCAGTTTGAGAAGCTATTGGATGCCGAGGCTTACAAGACTTTTGCTGGAGCCGATTAA
- a CDS encoding septum-promoting GTP-binding protein 1 — translation METEIPPHEVPLPIQAQDDTMGGIEESPHPGSSNGFHHQQSTSFDQGLASPQRDDPSSRYTPPVQPAPPLSRPASGLSNPAHQAYNDYRQGAGEPSSNGRNHVVIKVGMVGDAQIGKTSLMVKYVEGSWDEDYIQTLGVNFMEKTISIRNTEITFSIWDLGGQREFVNMLPLVCNDAVAILFMFDLTRKSTLNSIKEWYRQGRGFNKTAIPILVGTKYDHFVNFPPQDQEEISNQARRFAKAMRAALIFSSTSHSINVQKACPKVPPDINP, via the exons atggagACGGAAATCCCCCCACACGAGGTCCCGCTGCCTATTCAGGCTCAAGATGACACCATGGGGGGCATCGAAGAATCTCCCCACCCCGGTTCAAGCAACggcttccatcatcaacagagCACATCCTTTGATCAGGGACTTGCCAGTCCCCAACGAGACGACCCTTCATCCAGATACACACCTCCTGTGCAGCCTGCGCCTCCACTCTCCCGTCCAGCAAGTGGCCTGTCCAACCCCGCACATCAGGCATACAACGACTACCGGCAAGGCGCGGGCGAACCTTCATCCAACGGTCGTAACCATGTCGTGATCAAGGTCGGCATGGTGGGAGATGCTCAAATCGGAAAGACTTCTCTGATGGTCAAATACGTCGAGGGAAGCTGGGACGAGGACTACATCCAAACCCTAGGCGTCAACTTTATGGAAAAGACAATCTCTATCCGCAACACGGAAATTACCTTTTCGATCTGGGATCTCGGCGGTCAAAGAGAGTTTGTCAACATGTTGCCGCTCGTGTGTAACGACGCTGTCGCCATTCTCTTCATGTTTGATCTCACGCGCAAGAGTACGTTGAACAGTATCAAGGAGTGGTAtcgacaaggacgagggtTCAACAAAACGGCCATCCCTATTCTTGTGGGTACCAAGTATGACCACTTTGTCAACTTTCcccctcaagaccaagaagagatcTCAAATCAG GCGAGACGATTTGCCAAAGCCATGAGGGCTGCATTAATCTTTTCAAGTACAAGTCATAGCATCAACGTGCAGAAGGCGTGTCCAAAAGTCCCACCTGACATCAACCCCTGA